A window of Belonocnema kinseyi isolate 2016_QV_RU_SX_M_011 chromosome 9, B_treatae_v1, whole genome shotgun sequence contains these coding sequences:
- the LOC117180152 gene encoding solute carrier family 66 member 2 isoform X2 — protein sequence MLENYEDITFANVAGWIASGAMIFGGVVPYIPQYRQIKEKQDAEGFSLYVCLALLVANTLRILFWFGKRFELPLLLQSILMIITMLMMIRLCVNVRSKNQIIKSRERVFTDFQSYLNFVLLFGIVGGALMYLFLDILIFVEVVGLLAVLTEAMLGVPQFIRNCHNKSTEGMSVVMVMMWTCGDTFKTCYFIQREAPIQFGICGALQVIIDVSILFQVYLYHTNSTSTRNVARTD from the exons atgtTGGAGAATTATGAGGACATAACATTCGCAAACGTTGCGGGATGGATTGCATCAGGTGCAATGATTTTTGGCGGAGTGGTGCCGTACATTCCACAATATAGGCAAATTAAAGAAAAGCAAGATGCTGAGGGATTTTCACTTTATGTATGTTTGGCTCTCCTAGTTGCTAATACTCTCCGAATCCTATTTTG GTTCGGAAAGCGGTTTGAGTTACCGCTGTTATTACAAAGTATACTTATGATTATTACTATGCTCATGATGATCAGGCTGTGCGTGAATGTTCGTAgcaaaaatcaaattataaagtCGAGAGAAAGAGTTTTTACAG ACTTCCAATCATATCTGAACTTCGTCCTGCTCTTTGGAATCGTTGGAGGAGCGTTAATGTATCTCTTCctggatattttaattttcgttgaagTTGTGGGACTGTTAGCAGTATTAACCGAGGCGATGCTGGGCGTCCCTCAATTTATACGCAATTGCCATAATAAATCTACGGAGGGTATGAG tgTTGTGATGGTGATGATGTGGACGTGTGGAGATACTTTTAAGACTTGTTACTTTATACAGCGAGAAGCTCCGATTCAATTTGGAATTTGCGGAGCTCTTCAAGTTATCATCGACGTATCAATTCTTTTTCAAGTGTACCTTTATCATACTAATTCAACTAGTACGAGAAACGTTGCTCGGACAGATTGA
- the LOC117180152 gene encoding solute carrier family 66 member 2 isoform X1 produces the protein MLENYEDITFANVAGWIASGAMIFGGVVPYIPQYRQIKEKQDAEGFSLYVCLALLVANTLRILFWFGKRFELPLLLQSILMIITMLMMIRLCVNVRSKNQIIKSRERVFTDLDIKFFWKWTDFQSYLNFVLLFGIVGGALMYLFLDILIFVEVVGLLAVLTEAMLGVPQFIRNCHNKSTEGMSVVMVMMWTCGDTFKTCYFIQREAPIQFGICGALQVIIDVSILFQVYLYHTNSTSTRNVARTD, from the exons atgtTGGAGAATTATGAGGACATAACATTCGCAAACGTTGCGGGATGGATTGCATCAGGTGCAATGATTTTTGGCGGAGTGGTGCCGTACATTCCACAATATAGGCAAATTAAAGAAAAGCAAGATGCTGAGGGATTTTCACTTTATGTATGTTTGGCTCTCCTAGTTGCTAATACTCTCCGAATCCTATTTTG GTTCGGAAAGCGGTTTGAGTTACCGCTGTTATTACAAAGTATACTTATGATTATTACTATGCTCATGATGATCAGGCTGTGCGTGAATGTTCGTAgcaaaaatcaaattataaagtCGAGAGAAAGAGTTTTTACAG ATTTGGACATTAAATTCTTTTGGAAATGGACAGACTTCCAATCATATCTGAACTTCGTCCTGCTCTTTGGAATCGTTGGAGGAGCGTTAATGTATCTCTTCctggatattttaattttcgttgaagTTGTGGGACTGTTAGCAGTATTAACCGAGGCGATGCTGGGCGTCCCTCAATTTATACGCAATTGCCATAATAAATCTACGGAGGGTATGAG tgTTGTGATGGTGATGATGTGGACGTGTGGAGATACTTTTAAGACTTGTTACTTTATACAGCGAGAAGCTCCGATTCAATTTGGAATTTGCGGAGCTCTTCAAGTTATCATCGACGTATCAATTCTTTTTCAAGTGTACCTTTATCATACTAATTCAACTAGTACGAGAAACGTTGCTCGGACAGATTGA